The Candidatus Poribacteria bacterium genome includes a window with the following:
- a CDS encoding ATP-binding protein, with protein MFINRHQELSALERMFQSEIAEFFVLYGRRRVGKTELLLQFCKEKRSIYFLASQLKERDHLRQLTEIARHAINDPLLQNLVFDDWESALIYFAQQAEEKRLVLVLDEFQYLCEDNAALPSLIQRFWDLHGKNSKLFLILCGSQVSFMEREVLAERSPLYGRRTGQLRLMPLSYRDTGYFFSEYSAKEKLIAYGILGGIPAYLNRFMLHTANDSQDHAQRTLEQGIKDEMLTPQGYLFDEVNFLLRTELREPRTYASLLHAIAGGATRLNEISQRVGLDPTNANKYLSVLRELGLVKRETPVTERAPQKSKKGLYKIEDNYVKFWFRFVLPNRSLIESGNTDLVYQQMIAPNLSQYMGEIFEDVCRQYIRRYWEEKLKIAPRQIGRHWESDLEIDVLTKNVDGSHWFGECKWWNAPAGENVLNHLITNATKVSDQWKRNSRYILFSASGFTDALKQRAEKDGVFLVEADDLF; from the coding sequence ATGTTCATCAATCGACACCAAGAACTATCAGCTTTAGAACGAATGTTTCAGTCAGAAATAGCAGAGTTTTTCGTATTATACGGTAGAAGAAGGGTTGGGAAAACTGAACTCTTATTGCAGTTCTGCAAAGAGAAAAGAAGCATCTATTTTCTCGCGAGTCAGTTGAAAGAACGAGACCATCTCCGGCAGCTGACCGAAATTGCCCGGCATGCCATCAATGACCCGCTGCTGCAAAATCTTGTCTTTGATGATTGGGAATCTGCCCTCATTTACTTTGCACAACAGGCAGAAGAAAAACGGCTCGTTTTGGTGCTTGATGAATTTCAATATCTTTGTGAGGATAACGCAGCGCTCCCGTCCCTGATCCAACGCTTCTGGGATCTCCACGGGAAAAACAGTAAACTTTTCCTGATTCTGTGCGGATCTCAGGTAAGCTTCATGGAGCGAGAAGTGCTGGCTGAAAGATCACCGTTATATGGACGACGCACCGGTCAACTCCGATTGATGCCGCTGTCTTATCGCGATACCGGGTATTTCTTTTCAGAATATTCTGCTAAGGAGAAACTAATTGCTTACGGCATCCTTGGGGGTATCCCAGCGTACCTCAATCGATTTATGTTGCACACTGCAAACGATTCGCAAGACCATGCCCAAAGAACACTTGAACAGGGCATCAAAGACGAGATGCTCACTCCCCAAGGGTACTTGTTTGATGAGGTTAATTTTTTGTTACGCACAGAACTCAGAGAACCGAGAACTTATGCGAGTTTGTTGCATGCGATCGCTGGTGGCGCAACGCGATTGAATGAAATCTCCCAACGGGTTGGACTTGATCCGACAAATGCCAACAAATATCTGAGCGTGCTTCGAGAGCTTGGTTTAGTCAAACGCGAAACACCGGTGACCGAACGTGCCCCTCAAAAGAGCAAAAAAGGGCTTTATAAAATTGAGGATAACTATGTTAAATTCTGGTTTCGGTTTGTGTTACCGAATCGAAGCCTCATCGAATCCGGGAATACAGATTTAGTATACCAGCAGATGATCGCACCGAACCTGTCGCAGTATATGGGAGAAATTTTTGAAGACGTTTGCCGCCAATATATCAGACGCTATTGGGAAGAAAAACTAAAGATAGCACCCAGACAGATCGGGAGACATTGGGAATCCGATCTTGAAATTGATGTGTTGACCAAAAACGTTGACGGAAGCCATTGGTTTGGAGAGTGCAAATGGTGGAACGCTCCAGCCGGGGAAAACGTTTTAAATCATCTCATCACAAATGCTACGAAAGTCTCTGACCAATGGAAGCGTAATTCGCGATATATTCTATTTTCCGCCAGTGGTTTTACGGATGCCCTCAAACAGAGAGCAGAAAAAGACGGGGTCTTTCTCGTTGAGGCAGACGATCTGTTTTAG
- a CDS encoding NUDIX domain-containing protein — MAKIITGPRVGKDGKIRVGCSAVIFHKDREKILLTRREDNNQWCLPSGGMEPGESASETCIREVEEETGLEVEIKRLIGVYTTPDELIVYRDGNKIQLVALCFEAEIVGGELRLSCETTEYGYFSYHEIQELDLLLNHAQRIKDAYSGEMTTFIR; from the coding sequence ATGGCTAAAATTATCACAGGGCCTCGCGTTGGAAAAGATGGTAAAATCCGCGTTGGGTGTTCGGCTGTTATTTTTCATAAAGACCGCGAAAAAATCCTATTAACAAGACGCGAAGATAACAACCAATGGTGTCTACCAAGTGGCGGGATGGAGCCGGGCGAAAGCGCAAGTGAAACGTGTATCAGAGAGGTTGAGGAAGAAACGGGTTTGGAAGTTGAAATAAAACGCTTAATCGGCGTTTACACAACCCCAGACGAGTTAATCGTGTATCGAGACGGAAACAAAATCCAGTTGGTGGCTTTATGCTTTGAAGCGGAAATTGTCGGTGGCGAACTCCGTCTGAGTTGCGAAACAACCGAATACGGATATTTTTCCTATCATGAGATACAAGAATTAGATTTGCTTTTGAACCACGCGCAACGTATCAAAGATGCCTATAGTGGAGAAATGACGACTTTTATCAGATGA
- a CDS encoding sulfatase-like hydrolase/transferase gives MPKNKPHILFLINDEHRPDVQPIEADTAIRMPTLSRFMDEGTYFRNAYTPSPICVPARQSFLSGLYPRNCGSLNFGDPMPTEVRTIPGQLGNYGYYSCCAGKMHFVGTDVMHGWRERIGRDIIGNNGYPYHAVKDEHHAQITPEPGTGMKQNKVIQEVRDAQPGLGQWMLHDQYNVDGALLFLEEYFVNASYDRPKHNPLCMAVSLIAPHYPYQCPLDLFTYYMQRVEPIVEEPNEQFGYDNFFRVRVGQDVTYRQAHRATAAYYGMIEWMDAQFGRVIEKLEHLNVLDDFIIVFLSDHGEMLGTKGLWEKQSYFEASARVPLSIWYPKRFGREPKVVEQNVSLVDLFPTICELAEIPAPDELDGQSLVPLIDGDTTDWHDTVYSELWRAQNGPSVMVKEGSLKYFRFDNDKGWPEQLFDLSKDPDERNNLIDTPAYANALSKLRAKADALPAPRRKDENNRFIDPHCPITF, from the coding sequence ATGCCAAAAAATAAACCGCACATTCTATTCCTTATCAATGACGAACACCGTCCCGATGTCCAGCCAATCGAAGCGGACACGGCTATCCGCATGCCAACACTCTCTCGGTTTATGGATGAAGGCACCTACTTTCGTAACGCCTATACGCCTTCACCGATCTGTGTCCCTGCCCGACAGAGTTTTCTTTCAGGACTCTATCCCCGTAACTGCGGGAGTCTCAATTTCGGCGATCCGATGCCGACAGAGGTCCGAACGATTCCCGGACAGCTGGGAAATTACGGGTACTACTCCTGCTGCGCGGGGAAAATGCACTTCGTTGGGACGGATGTCATGCACGGCTGGCGGGAGCGGATCGGACGCGATATTATCGGCAATAACGGTTATCCATACCACGCTGTTAAAGATGAACACCACGCTCAGATTACACCAGAACCCGGTACGGGGATGAAGCAGAACAAGGTGATTCAGGAAGTCCGCGACGCGCAACCCGGCTTAGGACAATGGATGCTCCACGACCAATACAATGTGGACGGCGCACTTCTATTCCTTGAGGAGTATTTCGTCAACGCCTCTTATGATCGTCCAAAGCACAATCCACTCTGTATGGCGGTAAGCCTCATAGCACCCCACTATCCGTATCAGTGTCCACTCGACCTGTTTACTTACTATATGCAGCGCGTGGAACCGATTGTTGAAGAGCCTAACGAGCAGTTTGGATACGACAACTTTTTCAGAGTCCGAGTCGGACAAGATGTTACCTACCGTCAGGCACACCGGGCAACTGCGGCGTACTATGGTATGATTGAATGGATGGATGCACAATTCGGTCGGGTTATTGAGAAGTTAGAACATTTGAATGTCTTAGACGATTTTATCATCGTTTTCCTCTCTGACCACGGTGAAATGCTCGGCACAAAAGGACTCTGGGAGAAACAGAGTTATTTCGAGGCTTCGGCACGGGTGCCACTTTCTATCTGGTATCCGAAGCGATTTGGACGAGAACCGAAGGTCGTTGAGCAGAATGTATCGTTAGTTGATCTGTTTCCGACTATATGCGAATTAGCAGAGATACCAGCCCCTGATGAACTTGATGGACAATCACTTGTGCCCCTGATTGATGGAGATACGACTGATTGGCATGATACTGTGTATAGCGAACTCTGGCGCGCCCAAAACGGTCCCTCTGTCATGGTTAAAGAGGGCAGTTTGAAGTACTTCCGATTTGACAACGATAAAGGGTGGCCCGAACAACTCTTTGATCTCTCCAAAGATCCAGATGAACGGAACAACCTGATTGACACACCCGCCTATGCCAATGCGCTCTCAAAACTGCGCGCAAAAGCCGATGCCCTGCCTGCACCGCGCCGAAAAGACGAGAACAACAGGTTCATTGACCCACATTGTCCCATCACGTTTTAG
- a CDS encoding phytanoyl-CoA dioxygenase family protein, producing MPQNSIFHDYAFGAQERKKLNHDGHFVLPGLLTVDAQERLTESLARVESLIPGCKQGYEPNRFAAEYDSYLESLIPHPQMLKLARQVLGEEIRYDHCVSLNRPGGNGGAVWHSHAYAEDDPRYGFVRIFFYVNGFAADDGGLKAVPGSHLYRDPKIQAATDEALREGWMAGKTHPETGNPLAIEALSVPPGTVVLMWTHAAHAVTPRKQESDTRWTVVYGYYKPGKDPGERWITPEFEQKLIPGADGLMSPY from the coding sequence ATGCCACAAAACTCGATTTTTCATGACTACGCCTTCGGTGCTCAAGAACGAAAAAAGTTAAATCATGACGGTCATTTTGTGCTTCCCGGCCTCCTAACGGTTGATGCGCAAGAACGATTGACAGAATCGTTGGCGCGGGTTGAATCGCTGATACCGGGTTGCAAACAGGGGTACGAACCGAACAGATTCGCTGCGGAATATGATAGTTATCTCGAAAGTCTAATCCCACATCCGCAAATGCTTAAACTCGCGCGCCAAGTGCTTGGTGAAGAGATACGTTATGACCACTGCGTGAGTCTCAATCGTCCAGGGGGCAATGGTGGTGCCGTATGGCATAGCCACGCATACGCTGAAGACGATCCCCGCTACGGTTTTGTCCGTATCTTTTTCTATGTTAATGGATTTGCGGCAGATGATGGTGGTTTGAAGGCTGTTCCCGGAAGCCACCTTTACCGCGATCCCAAAATTCAGGCGGCAACAGATGAAGCGTTACGAGAAGGGTGGATGGCTGGAAAAACCCATCCTGAGACCGGCAATCCCTTAGCAATTGAAGCGTTATCAGTACCGCCAGGAACGGTCGTCCTGATGTGGACACACGCAGCACACGCAGTAACCCCAAGAAAACAAGAGAGTGACACCAGATGGACAGTCGTTTACGGATATTATAAACCCGGTAAAGACCCAGGTGAAAGATGGATTACACCCGAATTTGAGCAAAAACTGATACCCGGTGCTGATGGGTTGATGTCTCCTTATTAG
- a CDS encoding phytanoyl-CoA dioxygenase family protein codes for MSHSPLKACLDRRDSLFHAYTFGEQEREKLDRDGHFVLPGVLTPDAQENLTRSLSHILELSRTSTEGHEPNRFSAEYDSYLESLIAHPQMLELARKVLGDNIRYDHCVSLNRPGGNGGIGWHSHGYSDDDPSLGFVRIFFYVNGFEPDDGGLKAVSGSHLYRDSRIHGRTDQALREGWLVGRKHPETGEPLEIEALSAPPGTVALMWTHAAHAVSARKPNSDTRWCVVYAYRNPGRPSGARWITPEFERKPIPGTEGLMSLY; via the coding sequence ATGTCACACTCCCCCCTGAAAGCCTGTCTTGACAGGCGAGATTCACTGTTTCATGCCTACACGTTTGGTGAACAGGAACGGGAAAAGTTAGATCGGGATGGGCATTTTGTTTTACCCGGTGTGCTTACACCCGATGCACAGGAAAACCTGACACGTTCGCTGTCGCACATTCTTGAACTCTCGCGTACGTCAACGGAAGGACATGAACCGAATCGATTTTCTGCAGAATACGACAGTTATCTCGAAAGCCTGATTGCACATCCACAGATGCTTGAACTCGCACGAAAGGTGTTGGGCGATAATATCCGATACGATCATTGTGTGAGTCTGAATAGACCCGGCGGCAACGGCGGTATTGGATGGCACAGCCACGGATACTCAGATGACGATCCAAGTTTGGGTTTTGTCCGTATCTTCTTCTATGTCAACGGTTTTGAACCGGACGATGGCGGTTTAAAAGCAGTCTCCGGAAGTCATCTCTATCGGGATTCAAGAATCCATGGACGAACGGACCAAGCACTCCGCGAAGGTTGGCTCGTCGGAAGAAAGCACCCAGAGACAGGAGAACCGCTCGAAATTGAGGCGTTATCCGCGCCCCCCGGTACAGTCGCGTTGATGTGGACGCATGCCGCACATGCAGTGAGTGCCAGAAAACCAAACAGTGATACACGGTGGTGTGTAGTCTACGCCTATCGGAACCCTGGTAGACCCTCAGGTGCCCGCTGGATTACGCCTGAATTTGAACGTAAACCGATTCCCGGCACGGAAGGCTTGATGTCCCTTTATTAA
- a CDS encoding LamG domain-containing protein gives MRTTVTRLKLLCVSLMVMSLMFVGISAAKIDFGDCVGMWLFDEGNGNKAKDSSGTGNDANIEGGAKWVNGKFGKGLSLDGSDDYVEIPHDDSLNVGGEHTIALWVKLDKPPAGGMAVVTKDDWAPGFWWDGGIIRHHTHDPGGTLHFIDAPWEPDTNWRHVAVTWDGDDFGVYIDADSIGEGVTTPDLGRNPLTDKPFLIGIYLATGQHGQWGQFLGAIIDDVAIFNVALDGDDLETLMNDGLKTAADIEPSGKLATTWADIKAD, from the coding sequence ATGAGAACGACAGTTACAAGGTTAAAACTATTATGTGTCAGTTTAATGGTGATGAGTCTGATGTTTGTAGGTATCAGTGCTGCTAAAATTGACTTCGGGGATTGCGTCGGCATGTGGCTCTTTGATGAGGGGAATGGTAACAAAGCCAAAGACTCCTCTGGAACGGGCAATGATGCCAATATTGAAGGTGGTGCAAAATGGGTGAATGGCAAGTTCGGCAAGGGGTTGAGTCTTGACGGCTCGGACGATTACGTCGAAATCCCTCACGATGATTCTTTAAACGTTGGCGGTGAACACACGATCGCACTTTGGGTTAAATTAGATAAGCCACCCGCTGGCGGTATGGCTGTTGTGACCAAAGATGATTGGGCACCTGGATTTTGGTGGGATGGCGGTATCATCCGACATCATACGCATGACCCAGGCGGCACGCTTCACTTTATAGATGCACCTTGGGAACCAGATACAAATTGGCGTCATGTTGCCGTTACCTGGGATGGTGATGACTTTGGCGTATATATAGACGCTGATTCGATTGGCGAAGGTGTAACTACACCAGACTTAGGAAGGAACCCGCTAACCGATAAACCCTTCTTGATAGGTATCTATCTCGCCACTGGACAACACGGTCAGTGGGGTCAGTTTCTCGGTGCAATAATTGACGATGTCGCTATCTTCAATGTAGCTTTGGATGGTGATGATCTCGAAACCCTCATGAATGATGGATTAAAAACAGCAGCTGACATTGAACCTTCAGGTAAACTCGCAACAACTTGGGCTGACATTAAAGCCGATTAA
- a CDS encoding phytanoyl-CoA dioxygenase family protein — protein MNVKKPKEKYDQLITDGYCVVADVLKEEMLTQLRTVTDELLEAQTEDQREAYRSSGSMISVYMHPLFAELVVYPRTLQALDALGFLRPKWSSGYVISKPPQSPPLFWHQDWWGWNDPCSYTALPQQLFLMYYLVDTTPSNGCLRVIKGSHLKRHPLHDILPDAHGEALQRVDDANHPAYQHFSGEVDISVKAGDLVIGDSRLLHASHGNQSDERRTVITLWYHPFFALLPTRMQAHIGRLRQSLAWSDADWARIAELAPVCENDVEPLKWNRNPGPELK, from the coding sequence ATGAACGTCAAAAAACCGAAAGAGAAATACGATCAATTAATCACCGACGGTTACTGTGTTGTTGCGGATGTCTTGAAGGAAGAGATGCTTACGCAACTTCGGACGGTGACTGATGAATTGCTTGAGGCACAAACGGAAGACCAACGCGAAGCCTATCGCTCCTCTGGCAGTATGATTAGCGTGTATATGCATCCGCTGTTCGCGGAGCTCGTCGTTTACCCGCGTACATTGCAGGCTCTTGACGCTTTAGGGTTCTTGAGACCGAAATGGTCATCGGGGTATGTCATCAGCAAACCGCCGCAGAGCCCACCCCTATTTTGGCATCAGGACTGGTGGGGGTGGAACGATCCCTGCAGCTACACAGCACTGCCTCAGCAGCTGTTCCTTATGTACTATTTGGTTGACACAACACCGTCCAACGGGTGCCTCCGTGTGATTAAAGGTTCGCATCTCAAGCGACACCCCCTGCATGATATATTGCCCGATGCTCACGGCGAAGCACTCCAGCGCGTTGATGATGCTAACCATCCTGCCTATCAACACTTTTCGGGTGAAGTTGACATATCCGTGAAAGCGGGAGACTTGGTTATCGGTGATTCTCGGTTGCTACACGCTTCACACGGCAATCAATCCGATGAACGCCGGACTGTGATTACACTCTGGTATCATCCATTTTTTGCGTTGTTACCTACAAGAATGCAAGCACATATCGGTAGACTCCGACAGAGTCTCGCTTGGTCGGATGCCGATTGGGCGCGAATTGCCGAACTCGCACCCGTCTGTGAAAACGACGTTGAACCGCTAAAATGGAATCGGAATCCGGGACCTGAACTGAAATAG
- a CDS encoding class I SAM-dependent methyltransferase — protein MNDLPHEFLRTDFGHEVYDEWYLGAGSYNFETPEFVERHFPFYEKALLLSKDDKILEAGCGIGSYSREFVRRGYHVIGMDLSPNFLAEAEKITQRENLEIEFILGDYNEMRFEERFTVIFFEGSFFYQSKEGLMSLLNRVHKALTPNGRVYFVHSNHSILKKQLPVDNLSEIKKNVFVLQRSEYDENSDVERCAWLRIDLETHKHYKCDFSTMHLPPDELKNCLMEVGFKDFHFYKKRSLEDFHPENDNGFSVVAEK, from the coding sequence ATGAACGATCTCCCTCACGAGTTTCTTAGGACTGATTTCGGACACGAAGTCTATGATGAATGGTATCTTGGAGCAGGCAGCTACAATTTTGAGACACCCGAATTTGTGGAAAGGCATTTCCCTTTCTATGAAAAAGCACTGTTACTATCTAAAGATGACAAAATATTAGAAGCAGGTTGCGGAATTGGCAGTTATTCGCGTGAATTTGTACGGCGTGGCTATCACGTTATTGGCATGGACCTATCACCTAACTTTCTTGCGGAAGCCGAGAAAATTACGCAACGTGAAAATTTGGAGATTGAATTTATTCTCGGTGACTATAATGAAATGCGTTTTGAAGAAAGGTTTACTGTTATTTTCTTCGAGGGTTCGTTTTTCTATCAATCCAAGGAAGGTTTGATGTCGCTCTTAAACCGAGTCCATAAAGCACTCACACCTAATGGCAGGGTTTATTTCGTACATTCAAATCATTCAATACTAAAAAAGCAACTTCCAGTGGATAATTTGAGTGAAATTAAGAAAAACGTTTTTGTCCTGCAGAGGAGTGAGTATGACGAAAACAGTGATGTTGAACGATGCGCTTGGCTTAGGATAGATTTAGAAACGCATAAACACTACAAGTGCGATTTTTCTACTATGCACCTCCCACCAGACGAACTCAAAAACTGTCTTATGGAGGTGGGATTTAAGGATTTCCATTTCTACAAGAAACGTAGTTTGGAAGACTTCCATCCAGAGAATGATAATGGGTTTTCCGTAGTGGCTGAAAAGTGA
- a CDS encoding T9SS type A sorting domain-containing protein, which translates to MKKKLQAHLQRLYAENDGTLTYQRAIVMLQSVLVSTPPDKTVLLANYPNPFNPETWIPYRLAKAANVQIPIYNAHGTVVRHLELGYQSAGYYISRNRAAYWDGKNDFGERVANGIYFYQLQADAVSPLRKMVILK; encoded by the coding sequence ATGAAAAAAAAACTTCAAGCACATCTGCAGAGGTTGTATGCTGAAAACGACGGAACCCTGACGTACCAGCGTGCAATTGTTATGCTTCAAAGCGTTCTGGTATCAACGCCTCCGGACAAGACCGTGCTACTCGCGAACTATCCAAATCCATTTAACCCTGAGACATGGATACCGTATCGCTTGGCGAAGGCTGCGAATGTACAGATTCCTATCTATAATGCACACGGCACAGTCGTCCGGCATTTAGAGTTGGGGTATCAATCAGCAGGCTATTACATCAGTAGAAACCGTGCAGCCTATTGGGATGGTAAGAACGATTTTGGTGAACGTGTTGCCAATGGTATCTATTTTTACCAACTCCAAGCGGACGCTGTATCTCCACTACGCAAAATGGTTATCCTCAAGTAA
- a CDS encoding cadherin repeat domain-containing protein, with protein sequence MKQQILTQKLSMLIFTALFFIYSIPTMSYAHRRVEFVEGDTTTREIAENTPADTNIGEPLRYSTNLPDECIGVSFSGPNWRAFDVSRVAPGSLQLKTKARLNYEKKNTYQVRVTVLDWGSPATDVITVNITVTDVNEAPTFTEGDETTREIEETAAIGANVGDPVSATDADMGETLEYSLNDNEDDAFEIDSRTGQLKTKTALDHETEPNYKVKVVVSDGSQIDSIIVTINVLPEKTVASAPTIKADKTTSLLEPALLKTLDEKKTSSTSAEVVC encoded by the coding sequence ATGAAACAGCAAATTTTGACGCAAAAACTCAGCATGCTCATTTTTACGGCATTATTTTTCATATATAGTATACCCACAATGAGCTATGCGCACAGAAGAGTAGAATTCGTAGAAGGCGACACAACCACTCGTGAAATAGCCGAAAATACACCCGCAGATACGAACATTGGAGAACCGTTGAGATATTCCACGAATTTGCCTGATGAATGCATCGGTGTCTCTTTTAGTGGCCCTAATTGGAGGGCATTCGACGTTTCCCGTGTTGCTCCGGGTAGTTTGCAGTTGAAGACTAAGGCCCGATTGAACTACGAAAAAAAGAACACTTATCAAGTAAGGGTCACGGTATTAGACTGGGGAAGTCCAGCCACAGACGTAATCACGGTGAACATTACAGTAACCGATGTCAATGAAGCACCAACGTTTACAGAAGGGGACGAGACAACCCGCGAGATAGAAGAAACAGCAGCAATAGGTGCGAATGTCGGGGATCCTGTGTCAGCGACGGATGCAGACATGGGTGAGACTTTGGAATACAGCCTCAATGACAATGAGGATGATGCTTTTGAAATTGATAGCCGCACGGGGCAATTGAAAACCAAGACGGCATTGGATCATGAAACCGAGCCAAATTATAAAGTAAAAGTCGTAGTCTCGGACGGCAGTCAGATAGATAGCATTATTGTCACTATTAATGTCTTACCTGAAAAGACAGTAGCATCTGCACCGACTATTAAGGCTGACAAAACAACCTCCCTTCTGGAACCAGCGTTGCTTAAGACCTTGGATGAAAAAAAAACTTCAAGCACATCTGCAGAGGTTGTATGCTGA
- a CDS encoding NADP-dependent oxidoreductase — MSNIVSRQIRLKNRIVGMPKESDFEVVEVPLPEPAGGEVLVQNLYTSVDPYMRGGMRSAELGKPLEGRCAGRIVQSNSDAFKVGDHVTGMLGWRDHYIASAESVTAVDLTIAPLQSFLGAVGMPGRTAYFGFLEIGQPEAGETVFVSAAAGAVGSIVCQIGKIKGCRVVASAGSDQKVAWLLETAGVDAAFNYKNVDDLEAELRKHCPDGLDIYFENVGGRHLQAALAVMNMHGRIPLCGMISQYNDIEPTPGPTNLSAAIGKRIKLQGFIVTDFMTRNPEFYSDMRQWISEGKIQWEETIVEGLENAPKAFISLFTGEKLGKVIVKVESE; from the coding sequence ATGTCGAACATTGTAAGCCGACAAATTCGTCTTAAAAACCGGATCGTTGGGATGCCTAAGGAAAGCGACTTTGAAGTTGTAGAGGTGCCTCTCCCTGAACCTGCTGGAGGCGAGGTATTAGTCCAAAATCTTTATACATCAGTAGACCCGTATATGCGCGGTGGCATGCGGTCCGCTGAACTCGGTAAACCGCTGGAAGGTAGGTGTGCAGGTCGGATTGTCCAGTCAAATAGCGATGCGTTTAAAGTTGGAGATCATGTGACGGGAATGTTAGGATGGCGGGATCATTACATTGCGTCAGCAGAGAGTGTCACCGCTGTTGATTTGACGATTGCCCCACTGCAGTCGTTTTTAGGCGCGGTTGGTATGCCTGGACGTACTGCTTACTTCGGGTTTCTGGAGATCGGTCAACCCGAAGCAGGCGAAACCGTTTTCGTCTCCGCCGCGGCAGGCGCGGTCGGTTCGATTGTTTGTCAAATCGGGAAAATCAAAGGCTGTCGAGTTGTAGCGAGTGCCGGTTCAGATCAGAAAGTTGCATGGTTACTTGAGACAGCCGGTGTTGATGCAGCTTTTAACTATAAAAATGTAGATGACTTGGAAGCCGAACTCAGAAAACATTGTCCTGATGGACTTGACATCTACTTTGAAAATGTTGGTGGAAGACATCTGCAAGCAGCACTCGCGGTAATGAATATGCACGGACGTATCCCGCTGTGTGGCATGATTTCTCAATATAACGATATTGAACCTACGCCAGGTCCGACAAACCTCAGTGCGGCTATCGGCAAACGGATTAAACTACAAGGGTTTATTGTTACCGATTTCATGACGCGGAACCCTGAATTCTACAGCGACATGCGCCAATGGATATCCGAAGGTAAAATACAGTGGGAAGAGACAATTGTAGAGGGATTAGAGAATGCACCAAAAGCGTTTATCTCGCTTTTCACAGGCGAAAAACTCGGAAAGGTCATCGTTAAAGTCGAGTCTGAATAA
- a CDS encoding zinc-binding dehydrogenase: protein MGTRTARATVMSGKDFEIREYPIVDPEPGTVLVRQELGGICGTDLHNWEFQHINHDIILGHENVGVIETLGEGVETDYLGNPVKVGDRIALSPSGGLGFSPSEEAPYLRGGFSEYIYLSNPSTNMFLKTDLPPEIAVLAEPASCAAHCISRGKIEFGDTVVIQGTGPIGLLALNWARVSGAGRLIVVGGPPGRLEMAKRLGADLTIDIAEVPDPEERKRIVRENTSQGEGADVVYECTGFLAAIPEGLDYIRYGGTYVVYGHFVDVGSFDCNPNQMLMRKNLRLEAGWGFERKHFLRAIPMLEKHASLFDGFVSHILPLEDVSKGFDALHGSYHLDGKDAIKIAVKGGAA, encoded by the coding sequence ATGGGAACCAGAACTGCACGTGCCACCGTAATGAGTGGCAAAGATTTTGAAATCCGAGAATATCCAATCGTTGATCCTGAACCCGGTACGGTTCTCGTACGTCAGGAGTTAGGCGGTATTTGCGGCACCGACCTCCACAACTGGGAATTTCAGCACATCAACCACGATATTATTCTCGGACACGAGAACGTCGGTGTGATTGAGACTTTAGGTGAGGGCGTTGAAACAGACTACCTCGGAAACCCCGTTAAAGTAGGCGACAGGATCGCCCTTTCTCCGAGCGGTGGTCTCGGATTTTCGCCATCGGAAGAAGCACCGTATCTGCGCGGCGGCTTCAGTGAATACATCTACCTATCAAACCCGTCAACAAATATGTTTCTTAAAACCGATCTCCCGCCTGAAATTGCCGTTCTCGCGGAACCGGCTTCGTGTGCCGCGCATTGCATATCGCGTGGAAAAATCGAATTCGGGGATACGGTTGTGATTCAGGGAACCGGTCCCATCGGGCTGCTCGCGCTTAATTGGGCGAGAGTCTCTGGAGCGGGTAGGCTTATCGTCGTCGGTGGCCCTCCGGGAAGACTTGAAATGGCGAAAAGGTTGGGCGCAGACCTCACAATCGACATCGCCGAAGTGCCGGATCCTGAAGAACGCAAGCGGATTGTCCGAGAAAATACGTCACAAGGCGAAGGGGCGGATGTCGTCTACGAATGCACCGGTTTCCTTGCTGCTATCCCTGAAGGCTTAGATTACATCCGATATGGTGGGACTTACGTTGTATACGGACATTTCGTGGATGTTGGTAGCTTTGACTGCAATCCGAACCAGATGCTAATGCGGAAAAACCTTCGTTTGGAAGCCGGTTGGGGCTTTGAGCGGAAGCACTTCCTTCGTGCTATCCCGATGTTGGAAAAGCATGCATCCCTCTTCGACGGTTTTGTGAGCCATATTCTCCCGTTGGAGGATGTGTCCAAAGGCTTTGACGCACTTCACGGGAGCTATCACTTAGATGGGAAAGATGCGATTAAGATCGCTGTCAAAGGCGGTGCTGCCTAA